A single region of the Lotus japonicus ecotype B-129 chromosome 4, LjGifu_v1.2 genome encodes:
- the LOC130713088 gene encoding putative F-box protein At1g67623 yields MVHPRLVKRARRKRRRTHKLSYSTSSTKQLPSTNPAAAINLLPRDLLVEVIAKVASGSFIDLHTIKTCCKDFLDATNDSYVWQRVSLDKFPLIHWSNDKASWFLSRCRDFGNIESLFREGLREYFNYPHEKMNSLEILKMEAQKGHKEAKFVYGMILLCSKNDELRKQGLENMRFLRKSKCKLQE; encoded by the coding sequence ATGGTGCATCCAAGATTAGTGAAGAGGGCAAGACGCAAGAGAAGGCGCACTCATAAATTATCCTACTCCACCTCTTCCACAAAACAGCTTCCAAGTACCAACCCCGCCGCTGCCATTAATTTGCTTCCAAGAGACTTGTTAGTAGAGGTGATTGCAAAAGTGGCTTCAGGCTCCTTCATTGACCTTCACACCATCAAAACATGTTGCAAAGATTTTCTAGACGCTACAAATGATAGTTATGTTTGGCAAAGAGTTTCTTTGGACAAGTTTCCTTTAATCCACTGGTCTAATGACAAAGCTTCATGGTTCTTGAGTCGTTGTAGGGATTTTGGGAACATCGAAAGCTTGTTTAGAGAAGGTCTGCGAGAGTATTTTAATTATCCACATGAAAAGATGAATAGTCTTGAAATCTTGAAGATggaggctcaaaagggtcacaaAGAAGCCAAATTTGTTTACGGTATGATTTTACTATGCTCCAAAAATGATGAGTTGAGAAAACAAGGACTCGAGAACATGCGTTTTCTGAGAAAGTCCAAGTGTAAGCTGCAGGAATAA